A window of the Lactuca sativa cultivar Salinas chromosome 5, Lsat_Salinas_v11, whole genome shotgun sequence genome harbors these coding sequences:
- the LOC128126182 gene encoding uncharacterized protein LOC128126182 — METIDDFDTIDVELDEFFKHKQRSRCKYEFLNTVTDEALDECTIPEINLNDLEGMSEDEAPQEKQSDSEGDDEDKLQFQYSTHDSKVKWNNMKPVLGERYESPHQLKLCLKNYSISRGYPIRFKKCDSVRLVAVCASDLEKFQCPFVVRASWMSTKRSFQIKKMVEQHTRVRNFRSANLMDPTWIARQFLKEMIRKPNLKFKEMQAIIQIRFHCKVSWSKCYRAKCRAISLIDGKLSDHYVKVWDYGHELMRSNPGSTIQIFVTVNPDNTITFHRVYTCFKAIKEGWKVGCRRVIGLDGSFLKGQCKGELLTAIGRDANNHVYPIAWAVVENENKPNWQWFLELLHDDLELQGDLDLCVISDQHKLYANFRKVFSGIEFKNMFWTVAKSTVEGDFKLNMEKIREVNPAAYHHLMAKEHKSWCMAFFKGGMA; from the exons ATGGAGACAATAGATGACTTCGATACCATTGACGTGGAATTGGATGAGTTTTTCAAACACAAACAAAGAAGTCGATGCAAATATGAGTTCCTAAATACTGTCACAGACGAAGCGCTTGACGAATGCACCATACCTGAGATAAACCTAAATGATTTGGAAGGAATGTCGGAAGATGAAGCACCACAGGAGAAGCAGAGTGATAGTGAAGGTGACGATGAAGACAAATTGCAATTTCAATATTCAACCCATGATTCGAAGGTGAAATGGAACAATATGAAGCCAGTTCTTGGAGAGAGGTATGAATCACCACACCAACTAAAGCTTTGTTTGAAAAACTACTCTATAAGTAGGGGTTATCCAATTAGGTTCAAGAAATGTGATAGCGTAAGGCTCGTGGCTGTATGTGCAAGTGACCTTGAGAAATTTCAATGTCCCTTTGTTGTAAGGGCATCATGGATGAGCACTAAAAGATCATTCCAAATCAAAAAAATGGTTGAGCAACATACCCGTGTTAGGAATTTCCGTAGTGCTAATCTTATGGATCCCACATGGATAGCTAGGCAGTTTCTGAAGGAGATGATTAGGAAACCAAATCTGAAATTTAAGGAAATGCAAGCTATTATTCAAATCAGGTTCCATTGCAAGGTTTCATGGTCAAAATGTTACAGAGCAAAGTGTAGGGCAATTTCTTTAATAGATGGAAAGTTGAGTGATCACTATGTAAAAGTTTGGGATTATGGACATGAACTAATGAGGTCTAATCCAGGGAGTACAATTCAAATATTTGTCACTGTAAACCCTGATAACACTATTACTTTCCATAGAGTGTATACATGTTTTAAGGCTATCAAAGAAGGATGGAAAGTTGGTTGTCGAAGAGTTATAGGGCTTGATGGGAGTTTTTTGAAAGGACAATGTAAAGGTGAGCTGCTAACTGCCATAGGGAGGGATGCAAATAACCATGTGTATCCCATTGCTTGGGCAGTAGTTGAAAATGAGAACAAGCCCAACTGGCAATGGTTCTTAGAACTATTACATGATGACCTGGAATTACAAGGAGACTTGGATTTGTGTGTTATTTCTGATCAACACAAG TTGTATGCAAATTTCAGAAAGGTCTTCAGTGGTATAGAGTTCAAGAATATGTTTTGGACAGTTGCCAAGTCAACTGTTGAAGGAGACTTCAAATTGAATATGGAGAAGATCAGAGAAGTCAATCCTGCTGCTTATCATCATTTGATGGCAAAGGAGCATAAATCTTGGTGCATGGCATTTTTTAAAGGTGGAATGGCATGA